Part of the Azospirillum brasilense genome is shown below.
GATGCGGTCTTCGGCGGGCAAGGTGGCGAGAGCCCGGTAGGTGGGGTGCAGGTGGGCGAAGTCCTCGGTCACGACCAGTCCTCCACGGCGTAGGGCAGCAGAGGAATCGGGGCCGGCCCGACCGCGCCGTCCCCGGCCGGTTCGGGAAGCGTCTGCGGACGATCGGTCGCGATGGGCGGCGGGCACGGCAGGTCCTCGGCGTCCGTAAGATGCGCAACCCGCTGTGCCGCCCGCCGCGCCCGTTTCGTCTGTGCCGCGGCTTCGGCCACCAGGGCGCGTTGGGCTTCCACCGCGTCGAAGATCAGCTGTTCGTCGACCGCGGCCCGACCCTGTTCGCGGAGTCGGCGCTGGGCCTCTCGGTGCTCCCACAGGCTGATGGGAGGCCGGGCGAGATCGCGATAGCGGATCGGCCAACGGGTTCCGTCGGGCGCCTCCAGCCAGATGCGGGACAGGTCGCGCGGATCGAAACGCACGGGCAGGCGCGTCTCCACCCGCCCGGCCCACACGCTCAGCACGTCGTCCCAGTAGTGGATGTTGAACAGGCGGATGCCATCGCGCCGAACCATCCGCTCTTGGCAGGGCAGCAGGTCGACCAGAAAGCCGTCGAGGTCGCAGGGAACCCGCACCGCTTCGGGGCGGCGGGCGAGGGCACCGGTCCAGGCGGCCGACGGTGGCAGGCCGATACCGTCGTGCACGTCCGCGTGATAGGGCCCGACGATCTGGATCGCCAGCCATTTCTCAAGCTCTGCCAGCGTCAGCGCCGCGTGCCGTTCGGGATCGTAGTTGCCACGTTCGGCCACGTTGGCGAAGGTGGTGCCCGGCAGCAGATGAGCCTCCCCCATCATCGTGCCGATCAGCCGTTCGATGTGGCCGCCGTAATGCGGCGTGCGGACCGGGCGGTGGAGAAGGTCAATGCCGTGCTCCTCGGCGCCGCGCTTGAGGGCCT
Proteins encoded:
- a CDS encoding Mu transposase C-terminal domain-containing protein encodes the protein MTSALVRPQRGQPSGTKRLPAPIEAVIEAAIRDVWRTRQKPSVSALVRHIAHDCRAQSLRPPSWDAIKARLDRLDARAVMTDREGYRKAAARLRPVTSPYTAEWALQVVQVDHTLVDVFVVDDRHRLPIQRPWLTLAIDIASRMVAGFHLTLEAPSSASVALALHHAVAPKEAWLAARDITAPWLVSGLPDALHLDNAKEFRAQALKRGAEEHGIDLLHRPVRTPHYGGHIERLIGTMMGEAHLLPGTTFANVAERGNYDPERHAALTLAELEKWLAIQIVGPYHADVHDGIGLPPSAAWTGALARRPEAVRVPCDLDGFLVDLLPCQERMVRRDGIRLFNIHYWDDVLSVWAGRVETRLPVRFDPRDLSRIWLEAPDGTRWPIRYRDLARPPISLWEHREAQRRLREQGRAAVDEQLIFDAVEAQRALVAEAAAQTKRARRAAQRVAHLTDAEDLPCPPPIATDRPQTLPEPAGDGAVGPAPIPLLPYAVEDWS